One segment of Polyangiaceae bacterium DNA contains the following:
- a CDS encoding DUF4388 domain-containing protein, which translates to MTNPSKLVLRFISGKYQGSEVPLLDTHEIVVGRASDASIVLVEEMVSRRHARFVMTESDVTVEDLGSTNGTFVNGEKIQRATLKEGDRVLIGTSIMKVVQGEQAPMSRRRALTPKPSMAPRGPAKSMSGQIEEIPLPDLLQLLGTSRKSGVLVITADQDVGRLVLHRGMISYAEINEDDIPPLKAAIRMLGWTRGTFDFEPPDEQTVQTTLNLSVQELLMEGLRQIDELNALQHKLPAPDARLVVPMPLEPRVRDLSPDELDIFQLAYNHAEVLDVFNTSQTTDLQTAQIMLKLIGAGYLRQA; encoded by the coding sequence ATGACGAATCCGTCGAAGCTCGTCCTTCGATTCATCTCGGGCAAGTACCAGGGCAGCGAAGTGCCGCTTTTGGACACGCACGAGATCGTGGTGGGGCGTGCGAGTGACGCGTCAATCGTGCTGGTCGAGGAGATGGTGTCGCGACGTCACGCGCGCTTCGTGATGACGGAATCCGATGTGACCGTCGAGGACCTCGGGTCGACCAACGGCACGTTCGTCAATGGCGAAAAGATCCAGCGCGCAACGCTCAAGGAAGGCGACCGCGTGCTCATTGGCACGAGCATCATGAAGGTCGTTCAGGGGGAGCAAGCGCCGATGTCGCGTAGGCGCGCCTTGACGCCCAAACCGTCGATGGCGCCGCGAGGTCCAGCGAAGTCGATGTCGGGACAGATCGAGGAGATCCCGCTGCCCGATTTGCTCCAGCTCCTTGGCACGTCGAGGAAAAGCGGAGTTTTGGTGATCACGGCGGATCAGGACGTGGGGCGGCTCGTGCTGCATCGCGGAATGATCTCGTACGCAGAGATCAACGAAGACGACATTCCGCCGTTGAAAGCGGCGATCCGCATGCTGGGTTGGACGCGAGGAACGTTTGACTTCGAACCACCGGACGAACAAACGGTTCAGACGACGCTCAACCTGTCGGTGCAAGAGCTGCTCATGGAGGGCTTGCGGCAGATCGACGAGCTGAACGCGCTTCAGCACAAGTTGCCTGCGCCCGACGCGCGGCTCGTCGTGCCCATGCCGCTCGAGCCTCGCGTACGTGACTTGTCCCCGGACGAACTGGACATTTTCCAGCTCGCGTACAACCACGCGGAAGTGCTCGATGTCTTCAACACGAGCCAGACGACGGATCTGCAAACGGCGCAGATCATGTTGAAGCTCATCGGCGCGGGCTACTTGCGACAAGCGTGA
- a CDS encoding acyl-CoA dehydrogenase family protein gives MRNIPEPLSLDALISLDTHLTEEERLIRDSVRRFVRERYLPRAAELFAKEEFATDLIPEIAAMGLLGASLQGYGCAGMNSVSYGLALAELEYGDSGLRSFASVQGSLAMYPIWKFGSEEQKNKYLPKMAAGEFIGCFGLTEPDAGSDPAAMKTRAKRDGNSYVLTGTKMWITSSPIAHLAVVWAKVDDGDASTIRGFIVERGMNGFETPTVHGKMSLRASPTGEIVLSEVRVPAENMLPNIVGLKGPLSCLTQARFGIAWGALGAARACYESAVSYCRERVAFGKPIAGKQLVQEQLVEMAMEISKGQIMALHFGRMKDQGGITPVQVSLCKKNNVRVALEVARTARGLLGGNGILLDYPIIRHALNLESVYTYEGTNEVHTLILGQALTGHNAF, from the coding sequence ATGCGAAACATTCCTGAGCCCCTCTCGCTCGACGCGCTGATCTCCCTCGATACGCACCTCACCGAAGAGGAGCGTTTGATTCGCGATTCCGTGCGGCGATTCGTGCGTGAACGATACTTGCCCAGGGCCGCCGAGCTATTTGCGAAGGAAGAGTTCGCGACCGACCTCATCCCGGAAATCGCAGCGATGGGCCTGCTCGGCGCGTCGCTTCAAGGTTACGGCTGCGCGGGCATGAATTCCGTGTCGTATGGGCTCGCGCTGGCGGAGCTCGAGTACGGCGACAGCGGTCTGCGAAGCTTTGCGAGCGTGCAAGGGTCGCTGGCGATGTACCCGATTTGGAAGTTCGGCTCAGAAGAACAAAAAAATAAGTATTTGCCGAAAATGGCGGCGGGTGAATTCATCGGCTGTTTCGGGCTCACCGAACCCGACGCAGGGAGCGACCCGGCGGCGATGAAAACCCGCGCCAAGCGCGACGGCAATTCGTATGTGCTCACAGGAACCAAAATGTGGATCACGAGCTCGCCGATCGCGCACCTCGCCGTGGTCTGGGCAAAAGTCGACGATGGCGATGCGTCGACGATACGCGGGTTCATCGTCGAGCGCGGGATGAACGGTTTCGAGACGCCCACGGTGCACGGCAAAATGAGCCTTCGGGCGAGCCCCACGGGCGAGATCGTCCTGAGCGAGGTTCGCGTGCCGGCAGAAAACATGTTGCCCAACATCGTGGGGCTCAAGGGCCCGCTGTCGTGCCTCACGCAGGCGCGTTTCGGGATCGCGTGGGGAGCGCTCGGAGCGGCGCGGGCCTGCTACGAGAGCGCTGTGTCGTACTGCCGCGAGCGCGTGGCGTTCGGAAAGCCGATAGCCGGCAAGCAGCTCGTGCAAGAGCAGCTCGTGGAAATGGCGATGGAAATTTCCAAGGGCCAGATCATGGCGCTGCACTTTGGCCGAATGAAGGATCAGGGCGGGATCACACCGGTGCAGGTGTCACTGTGCAAGAAGAACAACGTGCGCGTGGCGCTCGAAGTGGCGCGAACTGCTCGGGGTCTCTTGGGTGGAAACGGGATTCTCTTGGATTACCCCATCATCCGACACGCGTTGAACTTGGAGAGTGTCTACACATACGAAGGAACCAACGAGGTGCACACGTTGATTCTGGGCCAAGCGCTGACGGGGCATAACGCTTTCTAG
- a CDS encoding L,D-transpeptidase family protein — protein sequence MRVGSFLVTLGITSLSMGCPLLEKSSWTDPVRPAPDVATPMPQPALVPTIAPLAPPPQSIAMASSAKATAPAIAPSSTAPEPPAAPTVDEVPELPPDPAAPVDIAQADAEAQNIEEPPSEPDKTAPTKTSPKAPAAEVFELASIGKETWIYAEPRWKSQRIGYLRAGAVVVRKEKPRSRANCAEGWYAIEPRGFVCVGTYATLDVFHPVVEAARTRPIRGDGLPYTYVMSRNPPPPLYARLPTAKDLRDIEPDLKGHLRKVGQTALDPAFVAPPEPDPTPGALLYGLAAPPLAGVVRSANALLVGRAKGRSGFALLSTFDHDERRYGLTTELAVIPVDRTRVVRTSAFVGLPLSEDVPLPAAFVRSKHARHYIKNAQGNIVPEDKLGHRVGIPLSGKTVRTGGMTLLETRHGTFVREDQVVRIDPAEKMPSWALTGQKWIDISILKQSLVAYEGTKPVYVTLVSTGADGLGDPKKTHSTIQGVFRIHTKHVSITMDGDDVGDEFDLRDVPFVQYFTEGYALHAAYWHDDFGIPRSHGCVNLAPRDAAWLFEWTTPEVPKEWHAGLSLRGGTIVYTHP from the coding sequence ATGCGCGTCGGATCGTTTCTCGTGACCCTGGGCATCACCAGCTTGTCGATGGGTTGCCCGCTGCTCGAAAAAAGCTCGTGGACGGACCCCGTGCGTCCCGCACCCGACGTTGCGACGCCAATGCCGCAGCCCGCCCTTGTTCCGACCATTGCACCATTGGCTCCTCCGCCACAATCGATCGCAATGGCGTCTTCGGCTAAAGCGACGGCGCCCGCGATAGCGCCGTCATCCACCGCACCCGAGCCGCCTGCCGCGCCGACCGTGGACGAAGTGCCGGAATTGCCGCCGGATCCCGCAGCTCCCGTGGACATTGCGCAAGCCGACGCGGAAGCGCAAAACATCGAAGAACCGCCGTCCGAGCCTGACAAAACCGCACCCACCAAAACATCGCCGAAAGCACCTGCCGCGGAAGTATTCGAGCTGGCGAGCATTGGGAAAGAAACGTGGATCTACGCCGAACCTCGATGGAAGAGCCAGCGCATTGGGTACTTGCGTGCCGGAGCCGTCGTCGTACGAAAGGAAAAACCTCGGTCGCGTGCGAATTGCGCCGAAGGTTGGTACGCCATCGAGCCGCGGGGATTCGTGTGCGTTGGGACCTATGCGACGCTCGACGTCTTTCATCCGGTCGTCGAAGCAGCTCGGACGCGGCCCATTCGCGGCGACGGTTTGCCTTATACGTATGTGATGAGCCGCAATCCGCCGCCGCCCTTGTACGCGCGTTTGCCCACGGCAAAGGATCTCAGGGACATCGAGCCCGATTTGAAGGGTCATTTGCGCAAAGTTGGGCAAACCGCATTGGATCCCGCATTCGTGGCGCCTCCGGAACCGGATCCGACGCCTGGAGCGCTCCTTTATGGTCTCGCGGCGCCGCCCTTGGCAGGCGTCGTGCGATCTGCCAATGCATTGCTCGTGGGCCGAGCCAAAGGTCGGTCGGGTTTTGCGCTCTTGTCGACGTTCGACCATGATGAACGACGCTATGGTTTGACCACGGAGCTTGCCGTAATTCCGGTCGATCGGACGCGTGTCGTGCGCACGAGCGCGTTCGTTGGGCTGCCGCTATCAGAAGATGTGCCCTTGCCGGCCGCATTCGTGCGGAGCAAGCACGCGAGGCATTACATCAAAAATGCACAGGGCAACATCGTTCCCGAGGACAAGCTGGGCCATCGTGTGGGCATTCCCTTGTCCGGAAAAACCGTGCGCACGGGCGGCATGACGCTGCTCGAAACGAGGCATGGGACGTTCGTCCGGGAGGATCAAGTCGTGCGGATCGATCCGGCGGAAAAAATGCCTTCGTGGGCGCTAACTGGGCAAAAGTGGATCGACATATCGATTCTGAAGCAGAGCCTCGTGGCGTACGAAGGAACGAAGCCGGTGTACGTGACGTTGGTGAGCACGGGCGCGGACGGTTTGGGGGATCCGAAAAAGACGCATTCGACAATACAAGGTGTTTTCCGAATTCATACGAAACACGTGAGCATCACGATGGACGGGGACGACGTGGGCGATGAATTCGATTTGCGCGACGTGCCTTTCGTTCAATACTTCACGGAAGGATACGCTTTGCATGCGGCGTATTGGCACGACGACTTTGGCATACCGCGAAGTCACGGGTGCGTAAACCTTGCGCCACGCGATGCTGCGTGGCTCTTCGAGTGGACGACGCCGGAAGTGCCCAAAGAATGGCATGCCGGCCTATCGTTACGCGGCGGCACCATCGTGTACACCCATCCGTGA
- a CDS encoding protein kinase produces the protein MREGDILGDRYVLERLLGQGGMGVVWAAVDRTNKSRVAIKLLLDDVRSQDKLAEENYKKELRQRLRREAEACMKLAHHPNVVRVLDLSMDDSHRHGPYMVMERLEGETLQEHLKRKRNLEPKVAARIAADVSSCLAAAHAAKLVHRDLKPGNIYLHREAGMAEDEFITKVLDFGVCKDGDSVEIASDNTPTMTGMILGSIAYMSPQQAMGSKKVDFRTDIWSVGVVLYEMLTGLRAFSGSVNEILAMYGPIVLGKNVAAPVPAPSNRTRHIPPELDAVVERCTKPKAADRYASAEELARDLYAIAGVPMPVVSSAKPSTSGKSPVAARDLIDLYAPAIIESKAVPAADEQRRFNEFARTIPLKPRIEVLAAPVVIEEVVPDVKPTMTDRMPIVGGQTNVPDLSDVEVTLRMPPKGAQAPLPRPTVMEEPADAAVRTQYLPRDAPVASPLPDFDEMQRALEDHRKSSASIPIPDLADLEATGGTQMLMTDEVAPPPKRSEPPRRSEPPRRSEPSATTSVAMSQSVAAVRSSNVVFDAAGTTGRRRRRNRGFLFVVAGFVAAAVGLLVVVGMNRPRPADATAAPTPSSVVLPMPPVSSDAPEEEPPTVPAVVPTPSAAPVESAIAVPPGSAAAVPSASVALPAPTTPPSVRKPPSVAPKTQSKPPPKPPPKCTGTGVFRRCDGKPAPTPTHNPDQL, from the coding sequence ATGCGAGAAGGCGACATCCTCGGCGACAGATACGTGCTCGAGCGGTTGCTCGGTCAGGGTGGCATGGGCGTCGTGTGGGCGGCGGTTGACCGGACAAACAAGTCGCGTGTGGCCATCAAGTTGCTGCTCGATGACGTGAGGTCCCAGGACAAACTTGCCGAGGAGAATTACAAGAAGGAGCTTCGACAGCGGCTTCGTCGCGAGGCGGAAGCGTGCATGAAGCTCGCGCATCATCCCAATGTCGTTCGTGTGCTCGATTTGTCGATGGACGACTCCCATCGACACGGGCCGTACATGGTCATGGAACGGCTCGAAGGCGAGACGCTCCAAGAGCATCTGAAGCGGAAACGGAACCTCGAGCCGAAGGTTGCCGCACGTATTGCGGCGGATGTGTCGAGTTGCTTGGCGGCCGCGCACGCGGCCAAACTGGTTCATCGAGATCTGAAGCCGGGCAACATTTACTTGCATCGCGAAGCGGGCATGGCCGAGGACGAATTCATTACAAAAGTGCTCGATTTCGGTGTGTGCAAGGACGGCGATTCCGTCGAGATCGCGTCAGACAACACGCCGACGATGACCGGCATGATTTTGGGATCGATTGCGTACATGAGCCCGCAGCAGGCGATGGGGTCGAAGAAAGTCGACTTCCGCACCGACATTTGGTCCGTGGGCGTCGTGCTCTACGAGATGCTCACGGGTCTGCGCGCGTTTTCCGGCTCGGTCAATGAGATCCTTGCGATGTATGGCCCCATCGTGCTCGGCAAGAACGTGGCGGCTCCCGTGCCTGCGCCATCGAACCGCACGCGGCACATTCCACCGGAGCTCGATGCGGTCGTCGAGCGATGTACGAAGCCCAAGGCTGCGGATCGGTATGCGAGCGCCGAGGAGCTTGCGCGTGACTTGTATGCGATTGCAGGTGTGCCGATGCCCGTGGTTTCATCGGCCAAACCGTCGACGAGCGGAAAGTCGCCCGTCGCAGCACGCGACTTGATTGACCTGTACGCGCCGGCGATCATCGAATCGAAGGCGGTTCCCGCTGCGGATGAACAGCGTCGGTTCAACGAATTTGCGCGCACGATTCCGCTGAAGCCCAGAATCGAGGTGTTGGCTGCGCCGGTGGTCATCGAGGAAGTCGTGCCCGATGTGAAGCCGACGATGACGGATCGTATGCCGATCGTTGGTGGTCAAACGAATGTGCCGGACTTGAGCGACGTGGAGGTGACGTTGCGCATGCCGCCGAAGGGTGCGCAGGCTCCGCTGCCGCGTCCGACGGTGATGGAGGAGCCGGCGGATGCGGCGGTGCGCACGCAGTATTTGCCTCGTGATGCGCCGGTAGCGTCGCCATTGCCGGATTTTGACGAAATGCAGCGAGCGCTCGAGGACCATCGCAAGTCGTCGGCATCGATTCCGATTCCGGACTTGGCCGACTTGGAGGCGACGGGCGGCACGCAGATGCTGATGACGGACGAGGTTGCGCCGCCGCCGAAGCGTTCGGAGCCGCCGAGGCGTTCGGAGCCGCCGAGGCGCTCGGAGCCGTCGGCGACGACATCGGTGGCGATGTCGCAATCGGTAGCGGCGGTGCGTTCGTCGAATGTCGTGTTCGACGCGGCGGGGACGACGGGTCGTCGACGTCGGAGGAATCGGGGATTTTTGTTTGTCGTGGCGGGGTTTGTCGCGGCCGCGGTGGGGCTCTTGGTCGTGGTGGGCATGAATCGGCCTCGGCCTGCCGATGCGACGGCCGCGCCAACGCCGTCGTCGGTCGTGCTGCCGATGCCGCCCGTGTCGAGCGATGCGCCTGAGGAAGAGCCGCCGACGGTACCTGCGGTCGTGCCGACGCCTTCGGCAGCGCCGGTGGAATCGGCGATAGCGGTGCCGCCGGGGTCGGCCGCGGCGGTGCCGAGCGCGAGCGTCGCATTACCGGCGCCGACGACGCCGCCGAGTGTGCGGAAGCCGCCGAGCGTGGCGCCGAAGACGCAATCGAAGCCGCCACCGAAGCCGCCGCCGAAGTGTACGGGGACGGGCGTCTTCAGGCGATGCGACGGCAAGCCGGCGCCCACGCCGACGCACAATCCAGACCAACTTTGA
- a CDS encoding tetratricopeptide repeat protein, translating into MTNLSRICAAFLALSVYASAANAAPTDAERAVAVSLVVEGRARFQAKQYRAALELFKRAHEIMRVPTTGWDLAKAHEALGQLVEARRIAEEVARMPAEPNEKPIFAETRALAQQAIVELGPRIPLLHVRVSGAPVQDTRVQIDGNALTPDEANLPYPVNPGTHEVVVTAPDFETTKITVHVEEARMLPVDVTLKPAPRTVQPPPPTPPKPVNVEPQGWAPEAKAGFAVAGGLAGVAMGTGIGALVLYAPTRDAYPQSGRCYVADCGREYEMRRRKLEGFTWTMTASGVVGLGALVYALTRPRHSERPNGPTTGLLVAPTVGGMVVSGTF; encoded by the coding sequence ATGACGAACCTATCTCGAATTTGTGCGGCTTTCCTTGCGCTCAGCGTGTATGCGTCCGCAGCGAATGCCGCGCCTACCGATGCCGAGCGAGCCGTCGCCGTGAGCCTCGTCGTGGAAGGTCGCGCGCGGTTCCAAGCCAAGCAATACCGCGCGGCGCTCGAGCTGTTCAAGCGAGCTCACGAAATCATGCGCGTCCCCACCACCGGCTGGGACCTGGCCAAAGCCCACGAAGCGCTCGGGCAGCTCGTCGAGGCTCGCAGGATCGCCGAAGAAGTCGCTCGAATGCCCGCCGAGCCCAACGAAAAGCCCATCTTCGCAGAAACGCGAGCCCTCGCACAACAAGCCATCGTGGAGCTCGGTCCGCGGATACCGTTGCTGCACGTGCGTGTCAGTGGTGCGCCCGTGCAGGACACTCGCGTGCAAATCGATGGCAATGCGCTGACACCAGACGAAGCGAACTTACCTTATCCCGTCAACCCTGGCACGCACGAGGTCGTCGTTACTGCGCCCGACTTCGAGACCACGAAGATCACGGTCCACGTGGAGGAAGCGCGCATGCTTCCGGTCGACGTCACGTTGAAACCGGCACCGCGTACGGTGCAGCCGCCGCCTCCAACGCCGCCGAAGCCCGTGAACGTCGAGCCGCAGGGATGGGCACCCGAAGCAAAAGCTGGATTTGCCGTGGCGGGAGGTCTGGCCGGGGTCGCGATGGGTACCGGAATCGGAGCGCTCGTGTTGTATGCACCAACGCGCGATGCGTATCCGCAAAGTGGACGCTGCTACGTGGCTGACTGTGGACGCGAATACGAAATGCGGCGCAGAAAGCTCGAAGGATTTACGTGGACGATGACGGCCAGCGGTGTTGTGGGGCTGGGCGCGCTGGTGTATGCCCTGACGAGGCCTCGACATAGCGAGCGACCGAATGGCCCCACAACGGGGCTATTGGTTGCGCCGACGGTGGGCGGAATGGTCGTTTCGGGTACGTTCTAG
- a CDS encoding serine/threonine protein kinase, giving the protein MGMVKRAGLVIAERYRLDQPLGSGAMGMVWAALDLVTAQRVAVKFAAEQSSDLRARFVREAKLSKRLSHPNIVTTLDVGETNDGEPFLVQECLTGPTLAEKLKTEKSLDAREAARIVRDIALGVEAAHAAEIIHRDLKPANVMLHDATGRGTEFVVKVLDFGIAKSVGSANQTYATVVGMALGSPAYMSPEGLIGRGVDHRTDIWALGIILYELIVGKRPFVGSQTEVANQVLVGDTPSVCERVRGVPDEIDRIVMLCLQKSRDKRLSSASELVSILTQLIESPRVWPSKPVQKDKPADADGDKTLLWRPPGGPVLPDAMSEPTERPLEGVETVVRDAPGITSTSRRRRELRMIVGVAVGVVVGVVGMLVLGLVLGWFSNESRVPVEVGPTEPSATPHASTNAFEDKLVSVVPSATNSALVPSATPVVPSAKPVVPVPRKKVEKKIVVPF; this is encoded by the coding sequence ATGGGTATGGTCAAGCGAGCGGGCTTGGTGATCGCGGAGCGGTACCGCCTCGATCAGCCTCTTGGCTCGGGAGCGATGGGCATGGTGTGGGCGGCGCTGGACCTCGTGACCGCGCAGCGCGTGGCCGTGAAGTTTGCCGCGGAGCAATCATCGGACCTTCGAGCGAGGTTTGTCCGAGAAGCGAAGTTGTCCAAGCGTTTGTCGCACCCAAACATCGTCACCACGCTCGACGTGGGCGAGACAAACGACGGCGAGCCCTTCTTGGTACAGGAATGTTTGACGGGACCGACGCTCGCCGAAAAGCTCAAGACCGAGAAGAGCCTCGATGCCCGCGAGGCCGCGCGGATCGTGCGTGACATTGCGCTTGGTGTCGAAGCTGCGCATGCTGCGGAGATCATCCATCGCGACTTGAAACCGGCGAACGTGATGTTGCACGACGCAACCGGCCGCGGAACCGAGTTTGTCGTGAAAGTCTTGGATTTTGGGATTGCCAAGAGCGTGGGTTCGGCAAACCAAACCTATGCGACGGTCGTGGGGATGGCGCTCGGGTCGCCCGCGTACATGAGTCCCGAGGGGTTGATTGGTCGGGGCGTGGATCATCGCACGGACATTTGGGCGCTTGGGATCATCTTGTACGAGCTCATCGTGGGCAAGCGTCCGTTCGTTGGAAGTCAAACGGAAGTGGCGAATCAGGTGCTCGTGGGAGACACTCCATCGGTGTGCGAGCGAGTGCGTGGAGTGCCGGACGAGATCGATCGCATCGTGATGTTGTGCCTCCAGAAAAGCCGTGACAAACGCTTGTCGAGCGCATCGGAGCTCGTGTCGATCTTGACGCAATTGATCGAGTCGCCGAGGGTTTGGCCAAGCAAACCAGTACAGAAGGACAAACCTGCGGATGCAGACGGAGACAAGACGCTGCTCTGGCGTCCACCAGGAGGCCCCGTGTTGCCTGACGCGATGTCCGAGCCTACGGAGCGACCTTTGGAGGGAGTCGAGACGGTTGTTCGAGACGCACCTGGGATCACGTCTACCTCGCGTCGTCGTCGAGAGTTGCGGATGATCGTGGGGGTGGCCGTGGGTGTGGTGGTGGGCGTCGTGGGAATGCTCGTGCTGGGCCTGGTACTTGGTTGGTTCTCAAACGAATCCAGGGTTCCCGTCGAGGTTGGTCCGACCGAACCCAGCGCGACGCCGCATGCGTCGACAAACGCGTTCGAGGACAAACTGGTATCGGTGGTGCCATCCGCGACAAACTCGGCGCTGGTGCCATCGGCGACGCCGGTGGTTCCGTCGGCCAAACCTGTGGTGCCGGTGCCGAGAAAGAAGGTCGAAAAGAAGATCGTGGTGCCGTTTTAG
- the tssI gene encoding type VI secretion system tip protein VgrG, which yields MPELKAPEGGLLGFDLPGGDDGPGDDEAKKLPGKGDKAIGKKIAEKAADKLGEKVGEKLGKIVEKNVKGGGEILGAVTDKVASELIEWGADALLNGKKKNVEEAVAEQLPEFTDIAVTSTPKRVDPAKPDAGVAKFVGDALRKLGDKNFKVTIGSGDTLDVRQFSIHERLSSLFQVNLVAVSDNPSIEFDEVVGQPAQFSMSAGMHDKFWSGICNHFEQVRHEPGGMSTYQFSIVPTLWLLTQRKNYRMHQQISEPDIVLKMLEEWGIKPVEQYDKGAYKKRKYRVQYNESDYAFMCRMLEDAGITFYFRQGEDETELVLSDAPHSNSKREPSLTFKDDTSLTNAVHTEFVTSVRMGQRVRPGKYTMRDHDYRKPPTYKLMSMASKGLAIEEKLERFQYVPGAFLFGTDSGEATPSADDRGKTRTDEKEAQLLAQKRLDAKRGSARTATFETNAFDLAPGVVLSITGHGHGALGEDKTLLVVESSLSGTTNGEWSQHCEVRGTDIPFRPELATPRPKTQGVESATVVGPPGEEIHCDEFGRVRVHFHWDRESKMDDSSSCWIHVSQPWGGAGYGGTALPRVGQEVLVDFLGGDPDRPVIVGRVYTNLQKTPYKLPDNKTQTGLRSNSTGGGGGYNEIMFEDAKGKELVNMQAEKDLKKLVKNDESVTIGHDRTKQIGHDDALVVGHDRTRQVVHDEMVQIGNDRTRLVGNNESITVGSNRTKTIGANETLTVGQNQSERIGQNRSVDIGLNHEENIGANMSLSVGGALSETVGKAKTETVALASAETVGGAKALTVGGAYAITVGGMMATNVALVQSENVGLTKTITVGNKVTIACGASTITMDKAGTIVVSGKDISVQAQGTVNVDAQGVVNVKSAANVNVRGSTIDMN from the coding sequence ATGCCCGAGCTGAAAGCGCCAGAGGGGGGCTTGCTGGGGTTCGACTTGCCCGGTGGTGACGATGGGCCAGGCGACGACGAGGCGAAGAAACTGCCCGGAAAAGGCGATAAGGCCATTGGGAAAAAAATCGCAGAGAAAGCCGCCGACAAACTGGGTGAGAAAGTTGGCGAGAAGCTTGGTAAGATCGTTGAGAAAAACGTAAAGGGTGGGGGCGAAATCCTCGGGGCGGTAACGGACAAGGTTGCGTCCGAGCTCATCGAATGGGGCGCGGATGCGCTGCTCAACGGTAAGAAGAAGAATGTCGAGGAAGCGGTTGCGGAGCAGCTACCCGAATTCACGGACATTGCGGTCACGTCAACGCCGAAGAGAGTGGATCCGGCGAAACCGGACGCGGGAGTGGCGAAGTTCGTCGGTGACGCATTACGAAAACTTGGGGACAAAAACTTCAAGGTTACGATTGGCTCTGGTGACACGCTCGATGTTCGACAATTCTCCATTCACGAGCGGTTGTCGTCGTTATTTCAGGTGAATTTGGTCGCGGTGTCGGACAATCCGAGCATCGAATTCGACGAGGTGGTGGGGCAACCGGCGCAGTTTTCGATGTCCGCGGGCATGCACGACAAGTTTTGGTCGGGCATTTGTAATCATTTCGAGCAAGTTCGTCACGAACCGGGGGGAATGTCGACGTACCAATTTTCAATTGTTCCGACGCTTTGGCTTCTTACGCAACGGAAAAACTACCGCATGCACCAGCAGATATCCGAGCCGGACATCGTGCTGAAGATGCTGGAGGAGTGGGGCATCAAGCCAGTCGAGCAATACGACAAGGGGGCGTACAAGAAGCGCAAGTATCGCGTGCAATACAACGAGAGCGATTACGCCTTCATGTGCCGGATGCTTGAGGATGCGGGCATCACGTTTTACTTCCGGCAGGGCGAAGATGAAACGGAATTGGTTTTGTCAGACGCACCGCATTCGAATTCGAAGCGCGAACCGAGCCTGACCTTCAAGGACGACACGAGCTTGACCAACGCGGTGCACACCGAATTCGTCACGAGCGTACGCATGGGGCAGCGAGTTCGTCCGGGCAAGTACACGATGCGGGACCATGATTACCGCAAGCCGCCGACGTACAAACTGATGTCGATGGCGTCAAAGGGCTTGGCGATTGAGGAAAAACTCGAACGATTTCAGTATGTACCAGGGGCGTTCCTGTTTGGCACGGATTCGGGGGAAGCGACGCCGAGCGCAGATGACCGCGGTAAAACGCGTACGGACGAAAAAGAAGCGCAGCTCTTGGCGCAAAAGCGGCTCGATGCGAAACGTGGTAGTGCGCGCACGGCGACGTTCGAGACGAACGCGTTCGATTTAGCGCCTGGGGTGGTGCTGAGCATCACCGGGCACGGACATGGTGCGCTTGGCGAGGACAAGACGCTCCTTGTGGTGGAATCCTCGCTCAGCGGCACGACGAATGGAGAATGGTCGCAGCATTGTGAAGTTCGGGGCACGGACATTCCATTTCGGCCCGAATTGGCGACGCCTCGTCCGAAGACTCAAGGGGTTGAAAGTGCGACGGTTGTAGGCCCGCCGGGGGAGGAGATCCACTGCGACGAGTTTGGTCGGGTACGCGTGCATTTCCATTGGGACCGCGAGAGCAAGATGGACGACAGCAGCTCGTGTTGGATTCACGTGAGTCAGCCGTGGGGTGGAGCGGGGTATGGCGGGACGGCGTTGCCGCGTGTGGGGCAAGAGGTACTCGTGGACTTTTTGGGTGGTGATCCGGACAGGCCGGTCATCGTGGGCCGCGTGTACACGAATTTGCAGAAAACGCCGTACAAGCTGCCGGACAACAAGACGCAAACAGGACTTCGGAGCAATTCGACAGGCGGAGGCGGTGGATATAACGAGATCATGTTCGAGGATGCCAAGGGCAAAGAGCTCGTGAACATGCAGGCCGAAAAGGACCTGAAGAAGCTCGTCAAGAACGATGAAAGCGTAACGATTGGGCATGATCGCACGAAGCAGATCGGGCACGACGACGCGCTGGTGGTTGGTCATGATCGAACGCGGCAAGTGGTGCATGACGAAATGGTGCAGATTGGCAACGATCGCACGCGGCTCGTCGGGAACAACGAGAGTATCACGGTAGGGAGCAATCGAACGAAGACGATTGGTGCGAACGAGACGCTGACGGTGGGGCAGAACCAGAGTGAGCGCATTGGACAGAATCGCTCTGTGGATATTGGGTTGAATCACGAGGAAAACATTGGCGCCAATATGAGTTTATCCGTGGGCGGAGCATTGTCCGAAACGGTTGGGAAGGCCAAGACGGAAACGGTAGCGTTGGCATCGGCGGAAACAGTGGGCGGAGCAAAAGCGCTGACGGTGGGAGGTGCGTATGCGATTACCGTCGGCGGGATGATGGCCACGAATGTGGCGCTTGTGCAATCGGAAAACGTGGGTCTTACGAAAACGATTACGGTTGGTAACAAGGTAACCATCGCGTGCGGTGCGAGTACGATTACGATGGATAAGGCGGGTACTATCGTGGTGTCGGGTAAAGATATTTCCGTACAAGCGCAAGGCACAGTAAACGTGGATGCCCAAGGTGTGGTGAACGTCAAGAGCGCAGCGAATGTGAATGTCAGGGGCTCGACCATTGATATGAATTGA